Proteins found in one Zea mays cultivar B73 chromosome 1, Zm-B73-REFERENCE-NAM-5.0, whole genome shotgun sequence genomic segment:
- the LOC100284570 gene encoding uncharacterized protein LOC100284570, with protein MDTTSRAAKIPSLHQTEINWDNLDKTKLYVVGAGMFSGVTVALYPVSVVKTRMQVASGDAMGRNALATFKNILKVDGVPGLYRGFPTVIIGAVPTRIIFLTALETTKAASLKLVEPFKLSEPVQAAFANGLAGLSASTCSQAIFVPIDVISQKLMVQGYSGNVRYKGGIDVARKVIKADGIRGLYRGFGLSVMTYAPSSAVWWASYGSSQRIIWSALGHLHNKEEAPSQLKIVGVQASGGIFAGAVTSFVTTPIDTIKTRLQVMDNENKPKAGEVVKRLIAEDGWKGLYRGLGPRFFSSSAWGTSMIVCYEYLKRLCAKVEEV; from the exons ATGGATACAACATCTAGGGCCGCCAAGATCCCGTCGCTCCACCAGACGGAGATCAACTGGGATAA CCTCGACAAGACCAAGCTCTACGTGGTGGGCGCAGGCATGTTCAGCGGGGTCACCGTGGCGCTGTACCCTGTCTCGGTGGTCAAGACCCGGATGCAGGTTGCCTCTGGGGACGCCATGGGGAGGAACGCACTGGCTACCTTCAAGAACATCCTTAAGGTGGACGGCGTGCCAGGGCTGTACCGGGGGTTTCCTACTGTTATCATTGGGGCTGTACCAACTAGGATCATCTTCCTCACGGCGCTTGAGACAACCAAAGCAGCCTCTCTCAAGCTTGTTGAGCCCTTCAAGCTGTCAGAGCCGGTGCAGGCTGCCTTTGCCAATGGCCTTGCCGGTCTGTCGGCATCTACATGTTCGCAGGCTATTTTTGTCCCAATTGATGTG ATCAGCCAGAAATTGATGGTTCAAGGGTATTCTGGTAATGTCAGATACAAAGGTGGAATAGATGTTGCTCGCAAGGTCATAAAGGCTGATGGCATTAGGGGGCTCTACAGAGGATTTGGACTCTCTGTTATGAcctatgcaccatcgagtgctgtGTGGTGGGCGAGTTATGGTTCTAGCCAGCGCATAATTTGGAG TGCCCTTGGCCATTTGCATAACAAAGAAGAGGCTCCTAGCCAATTGAAAATAGTTGGTGTTCAAGCATCAGGGGGGATTTTTGCTGGTGCTGTGACCTCTTTTGTTACGACTCCCATAGATACAATCAAGACCAGGCTGCAG GTTATGGATAATGAAAATAAGCCAAAAGCTGGGGAAGTTGTTAAAAGATTGATTGCTGAAGATGGATGGAAAGGTTTGTACAGAGGGTTGGGTCCAAGATTTTTCAGCTCATCAGCTTGGGGTACCTCAATGATAGTATGCTACGAGTACCTGA AGCGCTTGTGTGCTAAAGTTGAAGAGGTCTGA